Proteins from a genomic interval of uncultured Methanocorpusculum sp.:
- the hisG gene encoding ATP phosphoribosyltransferase, whose product MAKIRLAIPNKGRIAEPINDLMDKAGIHINMTGSRQLIAKTIDPEIEVLFVRPIDIPEYVAKGVADLGITGLDMVAERRADVARLLDLKFGSAKLVIAVPQESPITSVEAMNGCRIATEFPSICKDFFAERSVDVNIIEVSGACEAAPHLGIADGIADLTSSGTTLEVNKLRIIEEILASTTNVIANKTSLVEKHEKIEEILLAFESVIAAKGQCYLMLNVKREKLEEIKALIPGLGGPTIMDIAGSGSVALHAVVSTNKVYQLINQLKRAGARDILVLDIMRMVR is encoded by the coding sequence ATGGCAAAAATACGTCTGGCGATTCCAAATAAGGGTCGTATAGCAGAGCCTATCAATGATCTGATGGACAAGGCCGGTATCCATATCAATATGACCGGTTCCCGTCAGCTAATCGCAAAGACCATTGATCCAGAGATCGAGGTCCTGTTCGTCAGGCCGATTGACATACCAGAATACGTAGCGAAGGGTGTTGCCGATCTCGGCATCACCGGTCTTGATATGGTCGCAGAACGTCGGGCGGATGTTGCCCGTCTTCTGGATCTGAAGTTCGGCTCGGCGAAACTCGTAATCGCCGTCCCTCAGGAGTCGCCGATCACGTCGGTTGAGGCGATGAACGGCTGCCGGATCGCCACCGAGTTCCCAAGTATCTGCAAAGATTTCTTCGCTGAAAGATCAGTTGACGTGAATATCATCGAGGTCTCCGGGGCATGCGAGGCAGCTCCCCATCTCGGCATAGCTGACGGAATTGCCGATCTGACTTCGTCCGGAACGACCCTCGAGGTCAACAAACTCCGGATCATTGAAGAGATCCTTGCAAGCACGACCAACGTCATCGCTAACAAAACCTCTCTCGTCGAAAAGCATGAAAAGATCGAAGAGATCCTTCTTGCCTTTGAAAGCGTTATCGCTGCAAAAGGCCAGTGTTATCTCATGCTGAATGTAAAGCGTGAAAAACTTGAGGAGATTAAAGCGCTGATCCCCGGTCTTGGCGGTCCGACCATTATGGACATTGCAGGTTCCGGCTCCGTCGCCCTTCATGCCGTCGTATCGACCAACAAGGTGTATCAGCTGATCAATCAGCTGAAACGCGCCGGAGCTCGGGACATCCTTGTTCTGGACATCATGAGGATGGTGAGATAG
- the hisA gene encoding 1-(5-phosphoribosyl)-5-[(5-phosphoribosylamino)methylideneamino]imidazole-4-carboxamide isomerase has product MDVFPAVDILSGNCVQLVGGDRLTATVYGSPIDNARRWISEGASNLHVVNLDGAFTASTTNAAMIREVVEKTDVFVQVGGGIRSLEDARGWLNCGVAQIILSTFATREPAVIRTLSKEFGSERIMAGVDARRGEIAVSGWQELAGDFIGWAQKFEELGAGSLLYTNVDVEGHQAGIDSEPVQKLLDAVSIPVIVAGGVTTSQDVTALKQLGASGCVLGSALYSGRITLKEALEAAV; this is encoded by the coding sequence ATGGACGTCTTCCCGGCGGTCGACATACTTTCCGGGAACTGTGTCCAGCTTGTCGGCGGCGATCGGCTGACGGCCACGGTATACGGATCCCCTATAGACAATGCCCGACGCTGGATCAGCGAGGGTGCATCCAATCTCCATGTCGTGAATCTTGACGGAGCATTTACCGCAAGTACCACCAACGCGGCGATGATCCGCGAGGTGGTCGAAAAAACCGACGTTTTTGTTCAGGTCGGCGGAGGTATCCGCAGTCTTGAGGATGCACGCGGCTGGCTGAACTGCGGCGTGGCCCAGATCATCCTGAGTACATTCGCGACCCGGGAGCCCGCTGTTATCCGGACCTTAAGTAAAGAGTTCGGCAGCGAACGCATCATGGCCGGCGTGGATGCACGACGGGGCGAGATCGCCGTTTCCGGATGGCAGGAACTGGCAGGCGATTTCATTGGCTGGGCCCAAAAGTTCGAGGAGCTGGGTGCCGGCTCTCTACTTTACACAAATGTAGATGTGGAGGGACATCAGGCCGGGATTGACAGCGAACCTGTCCAGAAACTTCTGGATGCCGTCAGCATTCCGGTCATCGTGGCTGGAGGCGTGACAACCTCTCAGGACGTGACCGCTCTTAAGCAGCTTGGTGCTTCCGGCTGTGTTCTTGGGTCGGCACTCTATAGCGGACGAATCACTCTTAAAGAAGCACTGGAGGCAGCTGTATGA
- the hisB gene encoding imidazoleglycerol-phosphate dehydratase HisB: MRSVEKTRETKETNIRVVFDPDTPGTIEISTGVAFMDHMLNAFARHGGFSLTVEAKGDLEVDCHHTIEDIGIVLGTAIKDAVGDGRGIRRFAHAIIPMDESRATAALDISGRGYLVMEGSFTGISTGSIPNDVFEHFFYSLCINAGITAHVIFSGVNDHHKCEAIFKAFGIALGKALSIRPGNTVVPSTKGTL, translated from the coding sequence ATGAGATCAGTGGAAAAAACCAGAGAGACAAAAGAAACCAATATCCGTGTCGTTTTCGATCCGGATACACCCGGGACGATTGAGATATCCACGGGCGTCGCATTTATGGACCACATGCTGAACGCATTTGCCCGCCACGGCGGCTTCTCGCTGACCGTTGAGGCAAAAGGCGACCTTGAGGTCGATTGTCATCACACAATCGAAGACATTGGGATTGTTCTTGGGACCGCCATCAAGGACGCGGTAGGCGATGGACGCGGCATCCGGCGTTTTGCTCATGCCATAATTCCAATGGATGAATCACGTGCCACCGCGGCACTGGACATCTCCGGCAGAGGATATCTCGTCATGGAAGGTTCCTTTACCGGCATCTCAACGGGAAGTATTCCAAACGATGTATTCGAACACTTTTTCTACAGTCTCTGCATCAATGCAGGCATCACTGCCCATGTGATCTTTTCCGGCGTAAACGATCACCACAAATGTGAAGCGATCTTCAAGGCATTCGGCATAGCTCTTGGGAAGGCGCTGTCCATCCGTCCCGGAAATACTGTGGTTCCAAGCACGAAAGGAACGCTATAA
- a CDS encoding histone produces MADLPKAAVVRLAKKAGAVRVGEDAADALVAKAEAYIEAIAKQAFELAQHAGRKTIKAEDIDLATKE; encoded by the coding sequence ATGGCAGACTTACCAAAAGCAGCAGTCGTCAGACTTGCAAAGAAAGCTGGCGCCGTTCGTGTAGGCGAAGATGCAGCAGATGCATTAGTGGCAAAAGCAGAAGCCTACATTGAGGCTATCGCAAAGCAGGCATTCGAACTTGCCCAGCACGCAGGTCGCAAGACCATCAAGGCAGAGGACATTGACCTCGCCACTAAGGAATAA
- the mtxX gene encoding methanogenesis marker protein Mmp4/MtxX yields the protein MITLGIGCAADAEKVLASAELAVSEDVHILCYSSTLLNDTKSAFVGTVISDQPHIAMIDDLRSGKIHGAVRGTLPANETLRYLKTAFGVSRLERIALLETAGGERFFLAPVGVDEGWTVEEKIHLVTRGRELARSFGLSDKTAVLSGGRIGDIGRHPIVDKSISDAIEVAEKTGAVHGEILIEDMVKECGVIIAPDGISGNLIFRTLTFLGAGIGHGAPVMNIPGVFIDSSRASSGYVPALNLTVAVVKKNM from the coding sequence ATGATAACGCTTGGAATCGGCTGCGCCGCCGACGCCGAAAAAGTTCTTGCAAGTGCAGAGCTTGCGGTATCAGAGGATGTCCATATCCTCTGTTACTCTTCGACCCTGTTGAATGATACGAAATCAGCATTCGTTGGGACGGTCATCTCGGATCAACCCCACATCGCCATGATTGATGATCTCCGTTCTGGAAAAATTCATGGAGCGGTGCGGGGAACTCTGCCTGCAAATGAGACTCTCCGATATCTGAAGACGGCATTTGGTGTTTCACGTCTGGAAAGAATTGCCCTTTTGGAGACCGCCGGTGGAGAACGGTTTTTCCTTGCCCCCGTCGGTGTTGATGAAGGATGGACTGTTGAAGAGAAGATACATCTTGTTACCCGCGGCAGGGAACTTGCACGGAGTTTTGGTCTTTCCGATAAGACCGCAGTCCTTTCCGGGGGAAGGATCGGGGATATCGGCAGGCACCCGATCGTTGATAAATCGATCAGCGATGCGATAGAAGTTGCGGAAAAAACCGGGGCTGTTCATGGAGAGATTTTGATCGAGGATATGGTCAAAGAGTGCGGCGTAATTATTGCCCCGGATGGCATTTCCGGGAATCTGATTTTCCGCACACTAACGTTTCTTGGAGCCGGAATCGGACATGGTGCGCCTGTTATGAATATTCCCGGCGTATTTATTGATAGTTCGCGCGCCTCGTCCGGATACGTCCCCGCCCTCAATTTGACGGTAGCGGTTGTGAAAAAAAATATGTAA